One genomic segment of Methanothermococcus okinawensis IH1 includes these proteins:
- a CDS encoding 60S ribosomal export protein NMD3 yields MKGFCYRCGHEDELIDGLCKVCYAQLHPLFDIPDEIKVEVCHMCGSYKRRTWQNPKGRDLYGILDEIVYYAAKDNLKTAHKNMDIEIIPQEPRQLPGGKKSRVEIPVKIIATGKLAGEDEERTEEKDITVYLAMVQCPRCSRYMSNYYEATLQVRAMNRFLTEDEREELDNFVRNETDKRLKKDRMAFISKFIPQKEGLDYQIGSMGSARNVASAIKSKYGGKINETAKLVGVEKDTGKNQYRITVVVRIPEYKLGDIVEYKNKPHKVVSMNENKLYLENLTGKHEKISLQWNDAEKNTKLLKKGDECPTATVISTSPNRIIAMDDKNYEVYEYDNYGNIYSDIKEGNILKIFKNESINYIVEVIK; encoded by the coding sequence ATGAAAGGATTTTGTTATAGGTGCGGTCATGAAGATGAATTAATCGATGGATTGTGTAAAGTATGTTATGCTCAACTCCATCCATTATTCGATATTCCAGACGAAATAAAGGTTGAAGTATGTCATATGTGTGGCTCCTATAAAAGAAGAACTTGGCAAAACCCAAAAGGTAGGGACCTTTATGGGATACTTGACGAAATAGTCTATTATGCTGCAAAGGATAATTTAAAAACTGCCCATAAAAATATGGATATTGAAATAATACCGCAGGAACCAAGACAACTTCCCGGAGGTAAAAAATCAAGGGTGGAAATTCCTGTAAAAATAATAGCCACAGGAAAACTCGCAGGTGAAGATGAGGAACGAACCGAAGAAAAAGATATAACGGTATATTTAGCAATGGTTCAATGTCCAAGATGTTCAAGATATATGTCCAATTATTACGAAGCCACATTACAAGTAAGGGCAATGAATAGATTTTTAACAGAAGATGAAAGAGAGGAGCTCGACAACTTTGTAAGAAATGAGACAGATAAAAGATTAAAAAAAGATAGAATGGCATTTATATCCAAATTTATACCCCAAAAAGAAGGATTGGACTATCAAATAGGTTCTATGGGCAGTGCAAGAAATGTAGCCTCTGCAATAAAATCTAAATATGGTGGGAAGATAAATGAAACTGCAAAACTTGTTGGTGTTGAAAAGGATACTGGAAAGAATCAATACAGAATAACGGTTGTTGTTAGAATTCCAGAGTATAAATTAGGAGATATTGTAGAATATAAAAATAAACCGCATAAAGTAGTTTCAATGAATGAAAACAAACTATATTTAGAAAATTTAACAGGTAAGCATGAAAAGATATCATTACAGTGGAATGATGCCGAGAAAAACACAAAATTATTAAAAAAAGGTGATGAATGTCCTACTGCCACAGTGATTTCCACATCACCAAACAGGATAATTGCCATGGATGATAAAAACTACGAAGTATATGAATATGACAATTACGGTAATATATATAGCGATATAAAAGAAGGAAATATATTAAAAATATTTAAGAATGAAAGTATAAATTATATTGTAGAAGTTATAAAGTAA
- a CDS encoding TrmB family transcriptional regulator sugar-binding domain-containing protein — MRKIGILEILVILAILITSGALIYKFLKSNSENDNYEFDGDQMYKCAWISEKILNKNFPLYAYVEGKWSSSKEEFNDTVLITGAHGGTLYAIYKNQPITIGGEMAYKEDIAAKKIILKPLGNSIITYSLNPINGNSFEEINKKIKDSEKPYKHNNLTILDTYIGGSLAVDSKTFTPSEQQNIKNNLHLDLNNRNNKLSINFVENGLFLTGKLDVDTLNMLDNLIKPHNIITSQITVYLIVNETINNIPKNITTYHNNSMIIPLK, encoded by the coding sequence ATGAGAAAAATAGGGATTCTTGAAATTTTGGTCATACTCGCTATATTGATTACCTCCGGAGCTCTGATATATAAATTTTTAAAATCCAATAGTGAAAATGATAACTACGAATTTGATGGAGACCAAATGTATAAATGTGCATGGATTTCTGAGAAAATACTAAATAAAAATTTTCCATTATATGCTTATGTGGAAGGAAAATGGTCTTCTTCTAAGGAAGAATTTAACGATACTGTATTGATTACCGGAGCTCATGGTGGAACCCTTTATGCAATATATAAAAACCAACCTATTACAATTGGAGGGGAAATGGCATATAAAGAGGATATTGCTGCCAAAAAGATAATTTTAAAGCCATTAGGTAATTCAATAATTACATATTCTCTAAATCCAATTAATGGAAACTCATTTGAAGAAATCAATAAAAAAATAAAAGATTCAGAAAAACCTTATAAGCATAACAATTTAACGATACTTGATACTTACATCGGTGGTTCTCTTGCAGTAGATTCAAAAACCTTTACGCCATCAGAACAGCAAAATATTAAAAATAACCTGCATTTGGATTTAAATAATAGAAATAATAAGTTATCAATTAATTTTGTTGAAAATGGTTTATTTTTAACAGGGAAATTGGATGTGGATACATTAAATATGTTAGATAACCTTATAAAACCTCATAACATCATCACTTCGCAAATAACAGTATATTTAATTGTAAATGAGACAATTAATAACATACCTAAAAACATAACTACATATCACAATAATTCAATGATTATACCTCTAAAATAA
- a CDS encoding translation initiation factor IF-2 subunit beta, producing MNTDSENYYDYDGLLKRAISQLPEEVFKDVRFEIPHAESFVEGNRTIIKNFRDIAKAINRDVQFFAKYVMKELGTAGDVEGQRLILQGKFGNYMINSKIKNFVEEYVLCPECGKPDTKIVKEGRIHFLKCMACGAMKPIKLI from the coding sequence ATGAATACAGATAGTGAAAATTATTATGATTATGATGGTCTTTTAAAAAGGGCTATTAGCCAACTTCCAGAAGAAGTATTTAAAGATGTGAGATTTGAAATTCCACATGCAGAAAGTTTTGTTGAAGGAAACAGGACAATAATTAAAAACTTTAGAGATATTGCAAAAGCCATAAATAGGGATGTGCAGTTCTTTGCAAAATATGTAATGAAGGAGCTGGGGACAGCAGGGGATGTTGAAGGTCAGAGATTAATACTTCAGGGTAAATTTGGAAATTACATGATAAATTCAAAGATTAAAAACTTTGTAGAAGAATATGTTTTATGCCCAGAATGTGGAAAGCCAGATACTAAAATCGTTAAAGAAGGTAGGATTCACTTCCTTAAATGTATGGCATGTGGTGCTATGAAACCTATCAAATTAATTTAA
- the rsmA gene encoding 16S rRNA (adenine(1518)-N(6)/adenine(1519)-N(6))-dimethyltransferase RsmA — protein sequence MKQNKKLGQCFLKDKNIVKKAVNAADINKNDIVLEIGLGKGILTKELAKNAKKVYVIELDMRLEPFAEEVIAEYPNVEIIWNDALKVNLDELNFNKIVANLPYQISSPITFKFLKKDFDVAVLMYQYEFAKRMIAKEGTKEYGRLSVSVQYYANVQFVCKVSPSAFSPKPKVDSAIVKITKKEPNELYYLEDKEFFENVVRALFQHKNKTAKKALINSCHEMGLNRDEIKNMIDTLNNLNLSKFDLNERVFTLNIEKIVELSNMLYRIKNKL from the coding sequence ATGAAACAGAATAAGAAATTAGGGCAATGTTTTTTAAAAGATAAAAATATCGTAAAAAAAGCAGTAAATGCTGCCGACATAAATAAAAACGACATAGTCTTAGAAATCGGTCTTGGTAAAGGAATATTAACAAAAGAATTGGCAAAAAATGCAAAAAAGGTATATGTTATAGAATTAGATATGCGATTAGAACCTTTTGCAGAAGAGGTAATTGCCGAATATCCAAATGTCGAGATAATTTGGAATGATGCATTAAAGGTTAATTTGGATGAATTAAATTTTAACAAAATCGTGGCAAATCTTCCCTATCAAATATCCTCTCCAATTACATTTAAATTTCTAAAAAAAGATTTTGATGTTGCAGTTTTGATGTATCAATATGAATTTGCTAAAAGAATGATAGCTAAGGAAGGGACAAAGGAATACGGAAGATTGAGCGTTTCTGTGCAGTATTATGCAAATGTGCAATTTGTATGTAAGGTTTCACCATCTGCATTTTCACCAAAACCAAAGGTAGATTCTGCAATTGTTAAAATTACCAAAAAAGAACCCAATGAACTTTATTATTTAGAAGATAAGGAGTTTTTTGAAAATGTTGTCAGAGCTCTGTTTCAGCATAAAAATAAAACTGCCAAAAAGGCACTTATAAACTCATGCCATGAGATGGGTTTGAATCGTGATGAAATTAAAAATATGATAGATACCTTAAATAACTTAAATTTATCAAAATTTGATTTAAACGAGAGAGTTTTCACATTAAATATTGAAAAAATAGTGGAATTAAGCAATATGCTTTACAGGATAAAAAATAAATTATAA
- the rpe gene encoding ribulose-phosphate 3-epimerase: MVKIGASILSANYGHLEKEVKKVEKAGVDFIHIDMMDGHFVPNLSMGIGISKYIKNITGLPTDVHLMVENPDLFIPILADDADMITFHIETCKFPFRTIKLIKDKGAEPIVALNPSTPIDTIEYILEDLCGVLIMTVEPGFSGQKFINPMLKKIDRLKNIILKEGYNTKILVDGGINSETAPKVVEAGADVLIAASAIYNKENIEEAVKILRESAKFKNKFIVLDIIISTNEILIQ, encoded by the coding sequence ATGGTAAAAATAGGAGCATCCATATTATCGGCAAATTATGGCCATCTTGAAAAAGAGGTAAAAAAAGTAGAAAAAGCAGGCGTGGATTTTATCCATATAGATATGATGGATGGGCATTTTGTTCCAAATCTAAGTATGGGTATTGGTATTTCAAAATATATAAAAAATATAACTGGACTACCAACAGATGTTCATTTAATGGTAGAAAATCCCGACTTATTTATCCCAATACTTGCAGATGATGCCGATATGATTACATTTCATATAGAAACATGTAAATTTCCATTTAGAACTATAAAATTAATAAAAGATAAAGGTGCTGAACCAATAGTAGCATTAAATCCTTCAACACCAATTGATACCATCGAATATATTTTAGAAGATTTATGTGGCGTCCTTATAATGACTGTTGAACCAGGGTTTTCTGGTCAAAAATTTATTAATCCTATGCTAAAAAAGATAGATAGATTAAAAAATATAATTCTTAAAGAGGGATATAATACGAAAATTTTGGTTGATGGCGGCATAAATTCAGAAACTGCTCCAAAGGTTGTTGAAGCTGGTGCCGATGTGCTTATTGCAGCATCTGCAATTTATAATAAGGAAAATATTGAAGAGGCTGTTAAGATTTTGAGAGAGTCTGCGAAATTTAAAAATAAATTTATAGTTCTCGACATAATAATATCAACCAATGAAATATTAATTCAATAA
- a CDS encoding oligosaccharide repeat unit polymerase family protein, producing MELLKTYLKNMPKYEKIKAHHLFLLITSFYILASSVSYYSGFLALFSAIFFYISFIVGERLYYILNLDDISKYSSIFNLKKPYKPNYSKHYKFGILLMFIGILFIFFDILWVRDIPLFDPTSRRFLNVPFTALSHLLLLGWAIVVASNLSLDRVKIILYSIIFSGLIMLLGYRTNVMILFLSILFVMYYSNRIKTKELIYSAFGIFLILLFMSILRLYVLGSGGNPIFSRVDLTMSIFDIIVKNFNGMFGGLLHYCAVYSYLGLSPGPRTVIANNIGVYGATITPTIFGAVIGDYGTIGIIPYFGILGIFLGIFYKISESLKGIYLGVYSILVSYLLVGIETGILDLDVILYYFFGLVLCIYVILLRILKR from the coding sequence ATGGAGCTCCTAAAAACCTATTTAAAAAATATGCCTAAGTATGAAAAAATTAAAGCCCATCATTTATTTTTGCTAATTACTTCTTTTTATATTTTAGCGTCCAGTGTATCCTATTATTCAGGTTTTTTAGCTTTATTTAGTGCAATTTTCTTTTATATTTCATTTATTGTTGGCGAAAGGTTATATTACATCTTAAATTTAGACGATATTTCCAAATATTCCAGTATATTTAATTTAAAAAAACCATATAAGCCAAACTATTCAAAACATTATAAATTTGGGATATTATTAATGTTTATAGGTATATTATTCATATTTTTTGATATTTTATGGGTTAGGGATATTCCGCTTTTTGACCCCACTTCAAGAAGGTTTTTAAATGTGCCATTTACTGCTTTATCCCATCTTTTACTTTTAGGCTGGGCAATAGTAGTAGCTTCAAATCTATCTTTGGATAGGGTAAAGATTATTTTATATTCCATTATTTTTTCAGGACTTATCATGCTTTTGGGGTATAGAACAAATGTTATGATATTGTTTTTATCCATATTGTTTGTAATGTATTATTCCAACAGAATAAAAACAAAGGAGCTAATTTATTCGGCATTTGGAATATTTTTAATACTTCTTTTCATGTCAATATTAAGGCTTTATGTATTGGGTAGTGGTGGAAATCCAATATTTTCAAGAGTAGATTTAACCATGAGTATTTTTGATATTATAGTCAAGAATTTTAATGGAATGTTTGGGGGACTTCTACATTATTGTGCAGTTTATTCCTATTTAGGATTATCACCTGGTCCAAGAACAGTTATTGCAAATAACATAGGCGTATATGGAGCCACAATAACTCCAACGATTTTTGGAGCTGTAATTGGAGATTATGGAACTATTGGAATAATTCCATATTTTGGTATTTTGGGCATATTTTTAGGCATATTTTATAAAATCTCTGAAAGTTTAAAAGGCATCTATTTGGGAGTTTATAGTATCTTAGTATCCTATTTGTTGGTGGGTATTGAAACAGGTATTTTAGATTTAGATGTTA
- a CDS encoding YafQ family addiction module toxin, producing MYDIEIMPSLDRAITKLSKKDRKKVEIILKKISEIAKNPHHYKNLRKPMEDFKRVHIDKSFVLIFTVDDNEKKVIFVDFAHHDEIYTNKRLLKVIEKLRKD from the coding sequence ATGTATGATATTGAAATTATGCCTTCATTGGATAGAGCTATTACAAAATTATCCAAAAAAGATAGAAAAAAAGTAGAAATTATTTTGAAAAAAATTAGTGAAATAGCTAAAAATCCACATCACTATAAAAATTTAAGAAAGCCCATGGAAGATTTTAAAAGAGTTCATATTGATAAAAGTTTTGTTTTAATATTCACCGTAGATGATAATGAAAAGAAGGTTATATTTGTGGATTTTGCACATCATGATGAGATATACACCAATAAAAGATTATTAAAAGTAATAGAAAAATTACGAAAAGATTAA
- a CDS encoding transketolase → MAINIKEIEDLKQIAKKIRYDVVKMIGLAESGHPGGSLSSTDIIVALYYKLMNHDPKNPNKKDRDRFVLSKGHCCPALYAVLAELGYFDKDELWKLRKTGALLQGHPNIKIPGIEANTGSLGQGFSVAVGMALGCRIDKLNNNVYVLLGDGECQEGQVWEAAMAAFHYKLDNLIGIVDRNKLQIDGCTEDVMCLGDLREKFKAFGWDVFEIDGHDFKQIVDTIEKAKSMKNGKPKMIVANTIKGKGVSFMENNVGFHGKAPNKEELKIALKELQ, encoded by the coding sequence ATGGCAATTAACATTAAGGAAATAGAAGATTTAAAACAAATAGCTAAAAAAATAAGATACGATGTAGTAAAAATGATAGGATTGGCAGAATCTGGACATCCCGGAGGTTCATTATCTTCAACAGATATAATTGTGGCATTATATTATAAATTAATGAATCATGACCCAAAAAATCCAAATAAAAAAGATAGGGATAGGTTTGTTTTAAGTAAAGGACATTGCTGTCCCGCATTATATGCAGTTCTTGCAGAGCTCGGATACTTCGATAAGGATGAGCTCTGGAAATTAAGAAAAACCGGAGCTCTGTTGCAGGGGCATCCAAATATAAAAATCCCAGGAATAGAAGCAAACACAGGTTCATTAGGTCAGGGCTTTTCAGTAGCTGTTGGAATGGCATTGGGTTGTAGAATAGATAAATTAAATAATAATGTTTATGTTCTTTTAGGAGATGGTGAGTGTCAGGAAGGTCAAGTCTGGGAAGCTGCAATGGCGGCATTTCATTACAAATTGGACAATTTAATAGGAATTGTTGATAGAAATAAACTTCAAATAGATGGTTGCACAGAAGATGTAATGTGTTTAGGCGATTTAAGAGAAAAATTCAAAGCATTTGGATGGGATGTATTTGAAATAGATGGTCATGATTTTAAACAAATTGTTGATACCATTGAAAAGGCAAAATCTATGAAAAATGGCAAACCAAAAATGATTGTGGCAAATACCATCAAGGGTAAGGGAGTGTCATTCATGGAAAATAATGTTGGATTTCATGGCAAAGCTCCGAATAAGGAAGAGTTAAAAATAGCTCTTAAAGAACTTCAATAA
- a CDS encoding transketolase family protein has protein sequence MEYKIKLGEKKAMRNAYGETLVELGRKYPNLVVLDADLSGSTKTGMFAKEYPNRFFNAGIAEQNMMGVAGGLARTGKIVFASTFAMFASGRAWEQIRNTISYAGLNVKIVATHSGITVGEDGATHQMTEDIAIMRAIPNMKVIAPSDYYETKNVIRWCAEYNGPVYVRMPRGNTKTIFSSEEDAKFEFGKARLLKEGNDLTIIATGELVPEAIKASKILKENGINAEVISMPTIKPIDEDAIKNSNDFIVSLEDHNIIGGLGGAISEVIATYGLNKKLLRIGINDEFGISGKAEELLKYYKLDGENVAKRIMKEYTKQ, from the coding sequence ATGGAATATAAAATTAAACTTGGAGAAAAGAAAGCTATGAGAAATGCCTATGGAGAAACATTGGTTGAATTGGGAAGAAAATATCCAAATTTGGTTGTTCTTGATGCAGATTTATCTGGCTCAACAAAAACAGGTATGTTTGCAAAAGAATACCCCAATAGATTTTTTAATGCAGGTATTGCAGAACAGAACATGATGGGCGTGGCAGGAGGACTTGCAAGAACTGGAAAAATAGTATTTGCCTCAACATTTGCCATGTTTGCAAGTGGAAGGGCATGGGAACAAATAAGAAACACCATATCTTATGCAGGATTAAATGTAAAGATTGTTGCAACCCATAGCGGTATAACCGTGGGAGAAGATGGAGCTACACATCAAATGACAGAAGATATCGCCATAATGAGGGCAATACCAAACATGAAAGTGATAGCTCCAAGTGATTACTACGAAACAAAAAATGTAATAAGATGGTGTGCCGAATATAACGGACCCGTTTATGTCAGAATGCCGAGAGGAAATACCAAAACCATATTTAGTAGTGAAGAGGATGCTAAATTTGAATTTGGAAAGGCAAGATTATTAAAAGAAGGAAATGATTTAACAATCATAGCCACGGGGGAGTTAGTTCCAGAAGCCATAAAGGCATCGAAAATATTAAAAGAAAATGGAATAAATGCGGAAGTAATATCTATGCCCACTATAAAGCCGATTGATGAAGATGCCATAAAAAACTCCAATGATTTTATAGTTTCACTTGAAGACCACAATATTATAGGCGGTTTAGGTGGTGCAATATCTGAGGTTATAGCAACATATGGATTAAATAAAAAACTTTTAAGAATTGGCATAAACGATGAATTTGGAATTTCTGGAAAAGCCGAGGAACTTTTAAAATATTACAAACTTGATGGCGAAAATGTGGCTAAAAGAATAATGAAAGAATATACTAAGCAATAA
- a CDS encoding 50S ribosomal protein L15e, with protein sequence MSMYKYVRDAWKTPKETYVKELLWSRMQDWREEPAVVRIEKPTRIDRARNLGYKAKQGIIVVRVKVRRGGLRKPRPKHSKKPATMGVKKITMAKSIQRIAEERASKKYPNMEVLNSYWVGEDGKRKWYEVILIDPNHPSIKNDPNYNWICSGTHRGRAFRGLTSAGKKGRGLRNKGKGAEKVRPSIRANKKLGK encoded by the coding sequence ATGAGTATGTATAAATATGTTAGAGATGCTTGGAAAACTCCAAAGGAAACCTATGTAAAAGAATTATTATGGTCAAGAATGCAGGATTGGAGAGAAGAACCTGCTGTTGTAAGAATTGAAAAACCTACAAGAATAGATAGAGCTAGAAATTTAGGATACAAGGCAAAACAGGGAATTATTGTAGTTAGAGTTAAGGTAAGAAGAGGAGGTTTAAGAAAACCTAGGCCAAAACACTCCAAAAAACCTGCTACAATGGGTGTCAAAAAAATTACAATGGCTAAATCAATCCAAAGAATAGCCGAAGAAAGAGCCTCAAAGAAATATCCCAACATGGAAGTTTTAAACTCCTACTGGGTAGGCGAAGACGGAAAAAGAAAATGGTATGAAGTTATATTAATTGACCCTAACCATCCATCAATTAAAAATGACCCAAACTATAACTGGATATGCTCAGGAACACATAGAGGTAGAGCATTTAGAGGATTAACCTCAGCAGGTAAAAAAGGAAGAGGATTAAGAAACAAAGGTAAAGGCGCTGAGAAAGTAAGACCTAGTATAAGAGCTAATAAAAAATTAGGAAAATAA
- a CDS encoding DUF2683 family protein, which produces MVKAIVNISDENNQIINIIKAKYNLKDKSEAINKIIEEYTELLLEPELKPDYVEKIKKIMKNETPIHIGSVKELNKRYLGE; this is translated from the coding sequence GTGGTTAAAGCAATAGTGAATATTTCAGATGAAAACAACCAAATAATTAACATTATAAAGGCAAAATATAATCTTAAAGACAAAAGTGAAGCTATAAATAAGATAATAGAAGAATATACGGAATTATTATTAGAACCTGAGTTAAAACCTGATTATGTTGAGAAGATAAAGAAAATTATGAAAAACGAAACACCTATCCATATAGGCTCTGTTAAAGAATTAAATAAAAGATATTTAGGTGAATAA
- a CDS encoding DNA topoisomerase VI subunit B has product MAESDVIFDEFKEHSISEFFRKNRHMLGYSGKLRSMTTIIHELVTNSLDACEEAEILPDIDIEIKKLGADHYKVVVEDNGPGIPPEFVPKVFGKMLAGSKMHRLVQSRGQQGIGAAGVLLFAQITTGKPLKITTSTGNGEIHTMEIKMSIEKNEGDVVSHEVRSGFWRGTKVEGEFKEVTYNRREQGPFEYLRRISLSTPHAKITLKDPEETVVFDRTVEDIPERPEEMKPHPYGLTPDELLYISRKTESIKISSMLTSELSRMTSKRIKELQEYILRDKLLENYRDSTFWDIVVDCYLNVKINDYIEKYAKYVDKKEISDVKEIINTLPDSLSELKIYYLKYLIMDYLIEKLDEETINEIKKHFKKKPENFIEFAEKNYLNASLMDEFNRKLRTITKSPKEFVDSLVNMAMVSEAELERFKNEVKNLLKKNPRDMNWNDAELIVRVIQDMDFMAPSTAGLRPIGEENIQKSLKTLNPEFVKTITRRPKTYKGGIPFAVEAGLAYGGDAGRISDNTRKMEIMRFANHVPLLFDTSGCGITNAVKSINWRRYGLRSDEDVPLTVFVNLISTHIPYTSAGKQAVACSSEENEEIFNEIRQALMICARGLEKHISKIRREKEEEQKKKYVLKYAVIFAEGLANITNKPKELIEERIIELLR; this is encoded by the coding sequence ATGGCTGAAAGCGATGTCATATTTGATGAATTTAAAGAACATTCAATTTCTGAATTTTTTAGAAAAAACAGGCACATGCTTGGATACAGTGGTAAATTAAGAAGCATGACTACAATTATCCATGAGCTCGTAACAAACTCATTGGATGCCTGTGAAGAAGCAGAAATTTTACCAGATATTGACATAGAAATCAAAAAACTTGGAGCAGACCATTATAAAGTAGTTGTTGAAGATAATGGTCCAGGGATTCCTCCTGAATTTGTTCCAAAGGTCTTTGGTAAGATGCTTGCAGGTTCAAAGATGCACAGGCTTGTTCAATCCCGAGGTCAGCAGGGAATTGGTGCAGCAGGGGTTCTTTTGTTTGCACAGATAACAACAGGAAAACCTTTAAAGATTACCACTTCAACAGGAAACGGAGAAATACATACAATGGAAATAAAGATGAGTATTGAAAAAAATGAAGGGGATGTAGTTTCTCATGAAGTAAGGAGTGGTTTTTGGAGGGGAACAAAAGTTGAAGGAGAATTTAAGGAAGTTACATACAATAGAAGAGAGCAGGGACCTTTTGAATATCTAAGGAGAATAAGCTTATCCACACCTCATGCTAAAATAACCCTTAAAGACCCCGAGGAAACTGTGGTTTTTGATAGAACAGTTGAGGATATTCCTGAGAGACCGGAAGAAATGAAACCTCATCCTTATGGTTTAACTCCAGATGAGCTCCTATACATATCGAGAAAAACTGAATCTATAAAAATTTCAAGCATGCTCACAAGTGAATTATCGAGGATGACTTCAAAAAGAATCAAGGAGCTTCAAGAATACATTTTGAGAGATAAACTGCTTGAAAATTATAGGGATAGCACATTTTGGGATATTGTAGTGGATTGTTATTTAAATGTAAAAATTAATGATTATATTGAAAAATATGCTAAATATGTGGATAAAAAGGAAATCTCAGATGTTAAAGAGATTATAAACACACTTCCAGATAGTTTATCAGAATTAAAGATTTATTATTTAAAATACTTGATAATGGATTATTTAATTGAGAAATTAGATGAAGAAACCATCAATGAGATTAAGAAGCACTTTAAAAAGAAACCTGAAAATTTCATCGAATTTGCAGAGAAAAATTATTTAAATGCTTCATTAATGGATGAATTCAACAGAAAACTTAGAACTATTACAAAAAGTCCAAAAGAATTTGTAGATTCATTGGTAAATATGGCAATGGTGTCAGAGGCTGAGCTCGAAAGATTCAAAAATGAAGTAAAGAATCTCCTAAAAAAGAATCCAAGGGATATGAATTGGAACGATGCAGAGCTCATTGTTAGAGTGATTCAAGACATGGATTTTATGGCACCATCAACAGCAGGTTTAAGACCTATTGGTGAAGAAAATATTCAGAAATCCTTAAAAACCCTAAATCCAGAATTTGTTAAAACTATTACAAGAAGACCAAAAACCTATAAAGGAGGTATTCCCTTTGCAGTAGAAGCTGGGCTTGCATACGGTGGAGATGCAGGTAGGATATCTGATAATACGCGAAAAATGGAAATAATGAGATTTGCAAATCATGTGCCATTGTTGTTTGATACCTCAGGATGCGGTATAACAAATGCTGTGAAAAGTATAAATTGGAGAAGATATGGACTTAGAAGTGATGAAGATGTTCCATTGACGGTATTTGTAAATTTAATCTCCACGCATATACCATATACATCGGCTGGAAAGCAAGCTGTGGCATGCAGTAGCGAAGAGAATGAAGAAATATTTAATGAAATAAGGCAGGCATTAATGATATGTGCAAGAGGACTTGAAAAACACATATCGAAAATAAGAAGAGAAAAGGAAGAAGAACAGAAAAAGAAATATGTTTTGAAATATGCTGTCATATTTGCAGAGGGGCTTGCCAATATAACAAATAAACCTAAGGAACTGATTGAAGAAAGGATTATTGAGTTATTAAGATAA